One genomic segment of Actinomycetota bacterium includes these proteins:
- a CDS encoding VOC family protein produces MADVNPTPEEYTGVIPYLCIDGAAEAIDFYTEVFGARERSRMPWTDGRIGHAEIELGGSVVMLADEFPDAGIRGPLAIGGSPVTLSLYVQDVDAVHAKAVERGATSLSAPEDQFYGDRSCRIQDPFGHVWSIATHVEDVAPEEMQRRAAEAMGGP; encoded by the coding sequence ATGGCGGACGTGAACCCGACCCCGGAGGAGTACACGGGGGTCATCCCTTACCTCTGCATCGACGGAGCGGCGGAGGCGATCGATTTCTACACGGAGGTCTTCGGGGCCAGGGAGCGGTCCAGGATGCCGTGGACCGACGGCCGGATCGGCCACGCGGAGATCGAGCTGGGCGGCTCTGTGGTCATGCTGGCCGACGAGTTCCCGGACGCCGGCATCCGGGGCCCCCTCGCCATCGGCGGCTCCCCCGTGACGCTGAGCCTGTACGTCCAGGACGTGGACGCGGTCCACGCGAAGGCGGTCGAGCGGGGGGCGACCTCGCTCTCCGCTCCCGAGGACCAGTTCTACGGGGACCGGTCCTGCCGGATCCAGGACCCCTTCGGACACGTCTGGAGCATCGCCACCCACGTGGAGGACGTCGCGCCCGAGGAGATGCAGCGCCGCGCCGCCGAGGCGATGGGAGGGCCGTAA
- a CDS encoding AI-2E family transporter: MSERPAPRVPRVLERAAAVAWRVLLVGAALVVLGLFLKKLTVLVLALFASLLTMTVLAPLAQWLRRRGWPKLAAAWGAYGAGLLVLIVAAVLVVPPFLAQVGDFSDAIREAIREARSWLRTGVLGLSPEVVQEAADEGAQNIRGQAGTLLGGVLAGTRVIVEVVVALVLAFVLTFFFLKDSDEITDAALGLVPPDRRDEFREIGSRVWTSVSGYVRGSAMIGLIDATLIGIGLILLGVPLALPLILLTFLGAFFPIVGAWTAGLAAAGIAAVTLGWQSGLIVAAISFGVQQVESNVLEPLVLGRTVDLHPAMILVVLTAGGILGGIFGALLAVPVSASIASVIAYYRGEPAPQKRKRASAAK, encoded by the coding sequence GTGAGCGAGCGTCCCGCGCCCCGTGTCCCGCGCGTCCTCGAGCGGGCGGCGGCTGTGGCGTGGCGGGTCCTGCTCGTGGGCGCGGCCCTGGTCGTGCTCGGCCTCTTCCTGAAGAAGCTGACCGTGCTCGTCCTGGCGCTGTTCGCGTCGCTCCTGACGATGACCGTCCTCGCGCCCCTCGCCCAATGGCTGCGGAGGCGGGGCTGGCCGAAGCTGGCCGCCGCCTGGGGAGCGTACGGCGCCGGGCTCCTGGTCCTGATCGTGGCCGCCGTCCTGGTCGTCCCCCCGTTCCTCGCCCAGGTCGGCGACTTCTCCGACGCCATCCGCGAGGCGATCCGGGAGGCCCGGAGCTGGCTGCGGACGGGCGTGCTGGGCCTGTCACCCGAGGTCGTGCAGGAGGCCGCGGACGAGGGAGCCCAGAACATCCGCGGCCAGGCCGGGACGCTGCTCGGGGGAGTTCTGGCCGGGACCCGGGTGATCGTCGAGGTGGTCGTCGCGCTCGTGCTCGCTTTCGTGCTGACCTTCTTCTTCCTGAAGGACTCGGACGAGATCACCGACGCAGCCCTCGGACTCGTCCCCCCGGACCGGCGCGACGAGTTCCGGGAGATCGGCTCCCGGGTGTGGACATCGGTCTCCGGCTACGTCCGGGGGAGCGCGATGATCGGCCTGATCGACGCCACCCTGATCGGGATCGGGCTCATCCTGCTGGGCGTCCCCCTCGCCCTCCCCCTGATCCTCCTGACGTTCCTGGGCGCCTTCTTCCCGATCGTGGGGGCCTGGACGGCCGGCCTCGCCGCGGCGGGGATAGCCGCGGTGACCCTCGGGTGGCAGTCGGGGCTGATCGTGGCGGCCATCTCGTTCGGGGTCCAGCAGGTCGAGAGCAACGTGTTGGAGCCGCTCGTCCTGGGGCGGACGGTCGACCTCCACCCGGCCATGATCCTCGTCGTCCTGACGGCGGGCGGGATCCTCGGGGGGATCTTCGGGGCGCTGCTGGCCGTCCCCGTGTCGGCGTCCATCGCCTCGGTGATCGCGTACTACCGGGGCGAGCCCGCGCCGCAGAAGCGCAAGCGCGCCTCCGCGGCGAAGTAG